ATCAAAAAAACAGGCGAAAAAACTACCACGAAATAGGTTTCTTCCCTTTTGAGATAAGATATTCATTAATTTTTGAGAAAGGCTTGCTTCCAAAAAACCCCCTGTATACGGAAAAAGGTGAAGGATGTGCCGATTTCAAAATAAAGTGCTTGGCCGGATCAATAAGTTCGGCTTTTTTTTGTGCAAAAGCTCCCCAAAGCACAAAGACTACATTTTCTTTTTTATCTGAAATCTCCTTAATGATAAAGTCTGTAAATTTTTCCCATCCCAAATCTTTATGGGAATTGGGAGAATGAGCACGTACTGTTAATGTTGCATTTAGCAACAGTACTCCCTGTTTTCCCCAATCATCAAGCTCTTTAGAAGTCCTTACTACTCCAAGGTCAT
The sequence above is drawn from the Chryseobacterium daecheongense genome and encodes:
- a CDS encoding uracil-DNA glycosylase, whose protein sequence is MTWTEVLAPIKSTEYFKNLWEKVKQEYATTKVFPPKNQIFRALEITPFDDIEVVIIGQDPYHNDYQANGLCFSVSEQVAAPPSLKNIFIELKDDLGVVRTSKELDDWGKQGVLLLNATLTVRAHSPNSHKDLGWEKFTDFIIKEISDKKENVVFVLWGAFAQKKAELIDPAKHFILKSAHPSPFSVYRGFFGSKPFSKINEYLISKGKKPISW